GCCGTCAAGGTCCTGATCTTGACCGGGGCAGGTGAAAAAGCCTTTGTAGCCGGCGCCGATATTTCGCAAATGCAGAATTTGCGGCCCGCTGAGGCCCTGGCCTTCATGGAACTGGGCAATGAAACCCTGCGCCTGATCGAGACCATGCCCAAACCAGCCATCGCGGCGGTCAACGGCTTTGCCCTGGGCGGCGGCTGCGAAATTGCCATGGCCTGCGACATCCGCATTGCCTCGGAAAACGCCCTGTTCGGACAGCCGGAAGTATCTATCGGCCTTATCCCCGGTTGGGGCGGCACACAGCGCCTGCCCCGTCTGATCGGCATGGGCCGGGCCAAGGAAATGATCATGAGCGCAGCGCCGATAGACGCCAAGCGAGCCTATGAGATCGGACTAGTAAACAAGGTAGTGCCCCTCGATCAGCTCCTGGCGGAAGCCAGAAAATTTGCCTTGAAGCTGACGACTCTGCCCGGTTTCTCCCTCAAGATGATCAAGCACGCGGTCAATTTCGGTTATGACCTGGCCCTGGATAACGCCATCCGGCTGGAGGTGGAATGCTGCGCCCAGTGCTTCAGCACCGATGATCAGAAGGAAGGGATGAAGGCCTTCCTGGAAAAGAGAAAACCAGTTTATACGGGACGTTAGGGCAACAATGATTGTAGGGGCGATGCATGCGTCGCCCCTACGGGAGGAAACTTATGCCGCAAGAACTTATAGATTCGCTGGTCGTAAAAAACGACACCAAAATCGTCTTTCTCATCATGGATGGTCTCGGCGGCCTGCCCATGCCCGGCCGGGACCAGACGGAACTGGAGGCGGCCCGTACGCCTAATATGGACACACTGGCCAGGAAGTCCATTTGCGGCCTTCTCGATCCCGTGGGATACGGGATCACACCGGGCAGCGGCCCGGCCCATTTCGCCCTGTTCGGCTACGACCCCGTCACGACTAATGTGGGGCGCGGCCTGCTTTCGGCCACGGGCGTTGATTTCCCCATGACTCCGCGAGATATTTTCATGCGCGTCAACTTTGCCACCATTGATAAAAAAGGGCTGCTCCTGGACCGGCGCGCCGGTCGCATCGCCACGGAAGAAAGTGAGCGCCTGTGCCGGAAGCTTCAGGAACGAATCCGCTTGTCTTCCCCGGAAGCAGCAGGGGTAGAGGTCTTCTTCCGCACGGAAAAGGAATACCGGGGCATAATCGCCCTCCGGGGTGATAATCTCCGGGAGGAAATCGCCGAGACGGACCCGCAGCAAACCGGTGTAGCGTCTCATCCCCCTCTCGCCCTGATACCGGAGGCCGCCAAAACATCGGTCATCCTGACGGAATTGATCGCAAAGGTAAAGGAAGTCCTGGCCGATGAACCAAAGGCCAACATGATCCTGCTGCGCGGTTATGGGAAGTACCAGCAATTCCCGAGTATCGGCAGCCGGTTCGGCATCAACCCCCTGGCCATCGCCAATTATCCCATGTACCGCGGCATTGCGCGTCTACTGGGAATGGAAGTTAATCCGCTGACTTATACCATTGCCGAAGAATTTGCGGCGCTGGAGCAGAATTTCCAGCAGTTCGACTTCTTTTTCATGCACATCAAGCCCACCGATTCCAATGGCGAAGACGGCAATTTCGACGGGAAGGTGAAGGTTATTGAAGAGGTGGATGCGCTGCTGCCGCGCCTGACAGCCCTCAAACCCGACGTCCTCGTGGTGACGGGCGACCACTCCACGCCGGCGGCTCTGAAATCCCACAGCTGGCACCCCGTGCCGGCGATCCTGGCCTCTCCGACCTGCCGGCCGGACCGGGTAGAGCGTTTCGGCGAGCGGGACTGCATCCAGGGAGGCCTGGGCCGGATGCCGATGATGCATCTCATGTCGCTGGCCCTGGCCCACGCCCAGCGGCTGACCAAATTTGGAGCGTAACCAACGCCGCTGACGAAGTCGTAAGAAGGTCGCAGGCAAGGCGCACGAGCCCTGAGGAATGAGGCGTACTTTTGTACGCTGCAATGACGAAGGGTGAAGCGCAACGCAGCATCCGGCCTTCTTAGTAAGTTAGAAATTATCCCGTTTATCGGGGCTACGACTTCGTCCTTCTTTCGAGCTCCTCCGCCCGTAACTGCTTGCGCAAGACTTTGCCCACGTTGGTCTTGGGCAATTCCGTCCGGAACTCTATCTCTGTCGGCAGCTTGTATTTCGCCAGTTGGGTCTTGCAGAAATCCAGCAGTTCCTCTTTGGTGGCCGTCATGCCTTCCTTCAGCACCACAAAGACCTTGATGTTTTCGCCCCGTTTCCGGTCGGGGATACCGATTGTGCAGGCCTCCTGAACCCGGGGATGGCGGTAGAAGACCTCGTCAATATCGCGCGGATAGACATTGAAACCGCCCGTGATGATCATGTCTTTTTTGCGGT
The sequence above is drawn from the Deltaproteobacteria bacterium genome and encodes:
- a CDS encoding 2,3-bisphosphoglycerate-independent phosphoglycerate mutase, producing the protein MPQELIDSLVVKNDTKIVFLIMDGLGGLPMPGRDQTELEAARTPNMDTLARKSICGLLDPVGYGITPGSGPAHFALFGYDPVTTNVGRGLLSATGVDFPMTPRDIFMRVNFATIDKKGLLLDRRAGRIATEESERLCRKLQERIRLSSPEAAGVEVFFRTEKEYRGIIALRGDNLREEIAETDPQQTGVASHPPLALIPEAAKTSVILTELIAKVKEVLADEPKANMILLRGYGKYQQFPSIGSRFGINPLAIANYPMYRGIARLLGMEVNPLTYTIAEEFAALEQNFQQFDFFFMHIKPTDSNGEDGNFDGKVKVIEEVDALLPRLTALKPDVLVVTGDHSTPAALKSHSWHPVPAILASPTCRPDRVERFGERDCIQGGLGRMPMMHLMSLALAHAQRLTKFGA
- a CDS encoding enoyl-CoA hydratase-related protein produces the protein MSYDNLLLTVEESIATITFNRPKAMNAMNSDTMLELRDAVTACKNDAAVKVLILTGAGEKAFVAGADISQMQNLRPAEALAFMELGNETLRLIETMPKPAIAAVNGFALGGGCEIAMACDIRIASENALFGQPEVSIGLIPGWGGTQRLPRLIGMGRAKEMIMSAAPIDAKRAYEIGLVNKVVPLDQLLAEARKFALKLTTLPGFSLKMIKHAVNFGYDLALDNAIRLEVECCAQCFSTDDQKEGMKAFLEKRKPVYTGR